The Streptomyces sp. Mut1 genome window below encodes:
- a CDS encoding amino acid adenylation domain-containing protein yields MDVGRETTDGPRRLRTAPGGPGGVGALFEAWARRTPDAVALVRRHRPLTYRELNARANRLAHLLIDRGIRAGDRIGLAVPRSVEFVVAMLAAAKTGAGYVPLDPGQPADRLRMMAAENRVALVLTGPAADGALGPGLFGAPVLDPAAAGPGTWPETDPGVAVGPEDVLYVPYTSGSTGTPKGTEVPHRAVTGFFDGEDYAYWGPGAVAVHHSALSWDGHILDLYPALLSGGTVVVCEADAGDPRAVAREAAAHSATVLWLTAAAFNTLVDIDAGLLGGLKYLLTGGEALSPEHVARALRALPGTRIVNGYGPSECTVFSTVHTIGPADTARPAGIPVGRPAGDRTVHLLDEEGAPVPDGTPGELYVGGPGVGHGYLARPALTAEKFLPDPFGTVPGARLYRTGDLVTRGPDGLLGFVGRIDDQVKIRGFRVEPGEVAQRLRRHPRVSDAVVVPRGDERARCAGLTAYAVPAGPDEPPAPAELRAFLRRGLPPAMVPDTVVLLAALPLTPNGKVDRKALPTPESPGRSEDRAYTPPATATERHLASVWEELLKSDGVGRDHGFFDLGGQSLLATRMTARIRSEWSVELPLAFLYRRTSTLAGVAAEVDRLRTEEPAAAPVRAITRVSRVARTTRRTAPATAPDGEPAADATVLGRIRAYYTHVDAGDVEGLLALFAPDARYHRPGYEPLVGHDDLRRFYRGERIIAEGTHTLTGTVAEGNRVAVHGEFHGLLRSGERVGLRFADFFTLTPELTFATRDTYFFAPLV; encoded by the coding sequence GTGGACGTGGGCCGTGAGACGACGGACGGGCCTCGAAGGCTTCGCACCGCACCCGGCGGACCGGGCGGCGTCGGTGCCCTGTTCGAGGCATGGGCGCGACGGACTCCGGACGCGGTGGCGCTCGTCCGGCGGCACCGGCCGCTCACCTACCGCGAACTCAACGCGCGGGCCAACCGGCTGGCGCACCTCCTCATCGACCGGGGCATCCGGGCCGGGGACCGGATCGGGCTCGCCGTGCCCAGGTCCGTGGAGTTCGTCGTGGCGATGCTCGCGGCGGCCAAGACCGGCGCGGGCTACGTACCGCTGGACCCGGGGCAGCCGGCGGACCGGCTGCGGATGATGGCCGCCGAGAACCGCGTCGCCCTCGTCCTCACCGGGCCGGCCGCCGACGGCGCCCTCGGCCCCGGGCTCTTCGGCGCTCCCGTACTCGACCCGGCCGCCGCCGGTCCGGGCACCTGGCCGGAGACGGACCCGGGCGTCGCCGTCGGCCCCGAGGACGTCCTGTACGTGCCCTACACCTCCGGGTCCACCGGCACGCCCAAGGGCACCGAGGTCCCGCACCGGGCGGTGACCGGCTTCTTCGACGGTGAGGACTACGCCTACTGGGGGCCGGGAGCCGTCGCGGTGCACCACTCGGCGCTCTCCTGGGACGGCCACATCCTGGACCTCTACCCCGCCCTGCTCAGCGGCGGCACGGTCGTCGTGTGCGAAGCGGACGCAGGGGACCCGAGGGCCGTCGCCCGGGAGGCCGCGGCCCACTCCGCCACCGTCCTGTGGCTGACGGCCGCCGCTTTCAACACGCTCGTGGACATCGACGCCGGCCTGCTCGGAGGGCTGAAGTACCTGCTGACCGGCGGCGAGGCGCTGTCGCCCGAACACGTCGCCCGCGCGCTGCGGGCCCTGCCCGGCACCCGGATCGTCAACGGCTACGGGCCCTCGGAGTGCACGGTCTTCAGCACGGTGCACACCATCGGGCCGGCCGACACCGCACGGCCGGCCGGCATCCCCGTCGGCCGCCCGGCCGGCGACCGCACGGTCCATCTGCTGGACGAGGAGGGCGCCCCCGTCCCGGACGGCACCCCCGGCGAGCTGTATGTCGGCGGACCCGGTGTGGGCCACGGCTACCTCGCCCGGCCCGCGCTCACCGCCGAGAAGTTCCTGCCGGACCCCTTCGGCACGGTGCCCGGTGCCCGCCTGTACCGGACCGGAGACCTGGTGACCAGGGGACCGGACGGCCTGCTCGGCTTCGTCGGACGCATCGACGACCAGGTCAAGATCCGCGGATTCCGCGTCGAACCCGGGGAGGTGGCGCAGCGGTTGCGCCGCCACCCCCGGGTGTCCGACGCGGTCGTCGTGCCGCGCGGCGACGAGCGGGCCCGGTGCGCCGGACTCACCGCGTACGCCGTGCCGGCCGGCCCCGACGAGCCCCCGGCACCGGCCGAACTGCGCGCGTTCCTGCGGCGCGGCCTGCCGCCCGCCATGGTCCCGGACACCGTCGTCCTGCTGGCGGCCCTGCCCCTGACGCCGAACGGCAAGGTGGACAGGAAGGCGCTGCCCACCCCCGAGAGCCCCGGCCGGTCCGAGGACCGCGCGTACACGCCGCCGGCCACCGCGACCGAGCGCCATCTCGCCTCCGTCTGGGAGGAACTCCTGAAGTCCGACGGCGTGGGCCGGGACCACGGCTTCTTCGACCTGGGCGGGCAGTCCCTCCTCGCCACCCGGATGACCGCCCGCATCCGGAGCGAGTGGAGCGTCGAACTGCCGCTGGCCTTCCTCTACCGGCGGACGTCCACACTGGCCGGCGTCGCCGCCGAGGTCGACCGGCTGCGGACCGAGGAGCCCGCGGCGGCGCCCGTGCGGGCCATCACCCGGGTCAGCCGCGTCGCCCGCACCACGCGCCGCACCGCTCCCGCCACGGCCCCCGACGGCGAGCCGGCCGCCGACGCCACCGTCCTCGGCCGCATCCGCGCGTACTACACGCACGTCGACGCCGGCGATGTCGAGGGCCTGCTCGCCCTGTTCGCGCCGGACGCCCGCTACCACCGCCCCGGCTACGAACCGCTGGTCGGCCACGACGACCTGCGGCGCTTCTACCGGGGCGAACGCATCATCGCCGAAGGCACCCACACCCTGACCGGGACCGTGGCCGAAGGGAACCGGGTCGCGGTGCACGGCGAATTCCACGGACTGCTGCGCAGCGGGGAGCGGGTGGGACTGCGGTTCGCCGACTTCTTCACCCTGACGCCCGAACTCACCTTCGCCACCCGGGACACCTACTTCTTCGCCCCGCTCGTGTAG
- a CDS encoding helix-turn-helix domain-containing protein, whose amino-acid sequence MSFEKPPPDPRTHVLSDPRTIRALAHPLRVDLYALIGREGPLTSAEAGRRLGVSQALASHHIRQLARHGFLTRAPGRDNREHPWRAVSNSMSWRGAGSTEEGAAAADLLEQVFIEAAVNRYLAWQGERGASEPGWRDTAGVGFNSVHLTGDELRGLVEAIDALIKPYVESRPMDDPATHPEGSALVDLTYLVSVEARAADPDEPPEG is encoded by the coding sequence ATGTCCTTTGAAAAGCCGCCGCCCGATCCGAGGACGCATGTCCTGAGCGATCCCCGGACCATCCGCGCCCTGGCCCACCCCTTGCGGGTGGACCTGTACGCGCTCATCGGCAGGGAGGGGCCGCTCACCTCCGCCGAGGCCGGACGCAGGCTCGGCGTCAGCCAGGCGCTCGCCTCCCACCACATCCGGCAGCTGGCCCGCCACGGCTTCCTCACCCGCGCCCCCGGCCGTGACAACCGCGAGCACCCCTGGCGGGCCGTGTCGAACTCGATGAGCTGGCGCGGTGCCGGCTCGACCGAGGAGGGCGCGGCGGCGGCCGACCTGCTGGAACAGGTCTTCATCGAAGCGGCCGTCAACCGCTATCTGGCCTGGCAGGGGGAGCGCGGGGCCTCGGAGCCCGGCTGGCGCGACACCGCCGGGGTCGGCTTCAACAGCGTGCATCTGACCGGCGACGAACTGCGCGGCCTGGTCGAGGCGATCGACGCGCTGATCAAGCCGTACGTGGAGTCGCGCCCGATGGACGACCCGGCCACGCACCCGGAGGGCAGCGCGCTCGTGGACCTGACGTACCTGGTCTCCGTGGAAGCCCGCGCGGCGGACCCCGACGAACCTCCGGAGGGATGA
- a CDS encoding MFS transporter: MGALRQLLLQQRDYRLVLSAGLISLTGDWVLRTGLAYQIFHITGSTLASGGMLLASFLPQVLLGSTAGALVDRWDRLRTMITANVLLAAGLLPLLLVDGPDRIWIVYAVMFWEGTVQIFFEPAEKALVPLLVEPRQLITANALNAQNADIARLIGGALGGVTAARGGIGALTLLNVSTFALSALLLTRVAARDGKRSGKRSRPRGERPVQRRAATGPVRRLLSVCSAALGPTWQHRPLRVVLGFIVLTGVGQGIMSTLFAPFVVDVLHGSGAAYGTVVSAQAVGGIAGGLATAVIGDRFRPARLWTVGALLTGLIDLVIFCYPLALRDAGVGPAIVCVVVVGLPAALMFTGLMTVIQDATDDAARGRVFGVLGAAEAASMLAGIAIGATGGERLGIIPLLTVQGFGLIAGGFLALAYGRQPRPPAGVPQPRAGATGPQGAPQAVEPADRPA; encoded by the coding sequence ATGGGTGCCTTACGGCAACTCCTGCTCCAGCAGCGCGACTACCGCCTGGTCCTGTCCGCCGGGCTGATCTCCCTCACCGGGGACTGGGTCCTGCGCACCGGGCTGGCGTACCAGATCTTCCACATCACCGGCTCCACGCTCGCCTCCGGCGGCATGCTGCTGGCGTCGTTCCTGCCGCAGGTCCTGCTCGGGTCGACGGCCGGCGCGCTGGTCGACCGGTGGGACCGGCTGCGCACGATGATCACGGCGAACGTGCTGCTGGCGGCCGGTCTGCTGCCGCTGCTGCTCGTGGACGGCCCCGACCGCATCTGGATCGTGTACGCGGTGATGTTCTGGGAGGGCACCGTCCAGATCTTCTTCGAGCCCGCCGAGAAGGCCCTGGTTCCCCTGCTGGTGGAACCCCGTCAGCTGATCACGGCCAACGCCCTCAACGCCCAGAACGCGGACATCGCCCGGCTGATCGGCGGGGCGCTCGGCGGCGTGACGGCGGCCCGGGGCGGGATCGGCGCGCTCACCCTGCTCAATGTGTCCACCTTCGCGCTCTCGGCGCTCCTGCTGACCCGGGTGGCCGCGCGGGACGGGAAGCGGAGCGGGAAACGGAGCCGCCCGCGCGGGGAGCGGCCCGTTCAACGGCGTGCCGCCACGGGCCCCGTGCGCCGTCTGCTGTCGGTGTGCTCCGCCGCCCTCGGCCCGACGTGGCAGCACCGGCCGCTGCGCGTCGTCCTCGGCTTCATCGTGCTCACGGGAGTGGGGCAGGGGATCATGAGCACGCTGTTCGCCCCCTTCGTCGTCGATGTGCTCCACGGCAGCGGCGCCGCCTACGGCACGGTCGTCTCCGCCCAGGCGGTGGGGGGCATCGCGGGCGGCCTGGCCACGGCCGTGATCGGCGACCGCTTCCGTCCGGCCCGGCTGTGGACCGTCGGCGCGCTGCTCACGGGACTGATCGACCTGGTCATCTTCTGCTACCCGCTGGCGCTGCGGGACGCGGGCGTGGGGCCCGCGATCGTCTGCGTGGTCGTGGTCGGGCTGCCCGCCGCGCTGATGTTCACCGGTCTGATGACCGTCATCCAGGACGCGACGGACGACGCCGCGCGGGGTCGCGTCTTCGGAGTGCTGGGCGCGGCCGAGGCCGCTTCGATGCTCGCCGGCATCGCGATCGGCGCGACCGGCGGCGAACGGCTCGGCATCATCCCGCTGCTGACGGTCCAGGGGTTCGGTCTGATCGCGGGCGGCTTCCTCGCTCTGGCGTACGGCAGGCAGCCGCGGCCACCGGCCGGAGTGCCGCAGCCCCGCGCCGGGGCCACCGGCCCGCAAGGGGCGCCTCAGGCCGTGGAACCCGCGGACCGTCCGGCCTGA
- a CDS encoding amino acid adenylation domain-containing protein, which yields MPASDQQPHPSAPGVSGPPAGTHAAAVLSVGQERLWFLDQFEPGDPAYNIPLVLRLTGPLSPEALRAALDAVAGRHDALRSRFPATDGRPYVVVGPPAPVPFDSRDLRGCTDADAAALTGEFTNRAFDLAQGPLLRAALLRTGESAYTFCLVVHHIVADGWSLGLLRSELAALYSAYRSGGGAELSEPPSYLAHAAAERAWLDGAGATAALGHWRQLIDGAEPLALPLERPRPEVPSSRGAYHTRVLRGLGGAVEAFARARRLTPFMVIAAAYQTLLHRCTGQDDFCVGVPTAARTTVDSERTVGYFSSTLVLRADFSGTRSFDTVLRQIRGDWLRALAHGRVPFERLTEELRQDRDTGRTPVFQTLLTVHTQSGGALGEHRFADLVCAEGDGGHTAAKSELSLDVRPDGDDLHAVFGYRTDLLDAEQTARFAARFEVLLRAALEAPGTPVHLLPLLDERESALRRDEAAGPALAPYPPTVLAAIDRAALTAGAPALVGPGESLTRGELADASRALAARLLAHGVRRGGLVAFCLPRGPRPVVAMLAAWRVGAGFLALDQEYPAARLDFMLRDSGAAVLLTADGEPVTGLTSDVPVLSAAPGPGTPAGPLPGPGTEAGPDDPAYVIYTSGSTGTPKGVLVPHRALAARVAWMRQGYGLGESDRVLHSASLSFDTSAEEIFPALASGAVLVTARPGAALGDQLAEPYAAGITVLDLPTPYWHHLVADLGETPWPDTLRLVVLGADQVRAEAVAAWRARFGDTVRLVNSYGPTETAVIATTAELGAADGLRRPPIGRPIGATTLAVLDRNGTPVPPGTPGELVIGGAGVGDGYLGRPGVTARAFVPDPDGPPGARRYRTGDRVRRRADGQLEFLGRLDGQVKVRGFRVEPGEVEAALTALPSVAEAVVSAREDRLVAHVVPAPDTAPPDPARLRAELAAALPPHLVPSAWAVLDRLPLTPNGKVDRAALPDPGAASPGRAAFVPPGTEAEELVADIWRQVLGTGPVGADDDFFDLGGHSLLATRVIARLRASVDLAVPLRTLFTHRTCAAFAEAVEAALTAEIDALSDTAAEELLAAQDALEGSRPRS from the coding sequence ATGCCCGCATCGGACCAGCAGCCCCACCCGTCGGCGCCCGGAGTGTCCGGGCCGCCGGCCGGGACCCACGCGGCGGCTGTTCTCTCCGTCGGGCAGGAACGCCTCTGGTTCCTGGACCAGTTCGAGCCGGGGGACCCGGCGTACAACATTCCGCTCGTGCTCCGGCTCACCGGCCCCCTCTCACCGGAGGCCCTCCGGGCGGCGCTGGACGCGGTGGCCGGCCGGCACGACGCGCTCCGCAGCCGGTTCCCCGCCACCGACGGACGCCCGTACGTCGTGGTCGGCCCGCCGGCCCCGGTGCCGTTCGACAGCCGTGATCTGCGGGGGTGTACGGACGCCGACGCCGCCGCGCTGACCGGCGAGTTCACCAACCGGGCGTTCGACCTGGCGCAGGGGCCGTTGCTGCGCGCCGCGCTGCTGCGCACCGGGGAGAGCGCGTACACGTTCTGTCTCGTCGTGCACCACATCGTCGCCGACGGCTGGTCGCTCGGCCTGCTGCGCTCCGAACTCGCCGCGCTCTACTCGGCGTACCGCTCGGGCGGCGGAGCGGAGCTGAGCGAGCCACCGTCCTACCTGGCGCACGCGGCCGCGGAACGCGCCTGGCTGGACGGCGCCGGGGCCACCGCCGCACTCGGCCACTGGCGCCAACTGATCGACGGCGCCGAGCCCCTGGCGCTCCCCCTCGAACGCCCTCGCCCCGAAGTACCGAGCAGCCGGGGCGCCTACCACACCCGGGTACTGCGCGGCCTGGGCGGCGCGGTCGAAGCCTTCGCCCGCGCGCGGCGGCTCACCCCCTTCATGGTGATCGCCGCCGCCTATCAGACCCTTCTGCACCGCTGCACCGGCCAGGACGACTTCTGTGTGGGCGTCCCCACCGCCGCGCGGACGACGGTCGACAGCGAGCGGACCGTGGGCTACTTCTCCTCCACCCTCGTCCTGCGCGCCGACTTCTCCGGCACCCGGTCGTTCGACACCGTCCTGCGGCAGATCCGGGGCGACTGGCTCCGCGCCCTGGCCCACGGCCGCGTCCCGTTCGAACGGCTCACCGAGGAGCTGCGGCAGGACCGGGACACCGGCCGCACGCCCGTCTTCCAGACCCTGCTGACCGTGCACACCCAGAGCGGCGGCGCCCTCGGGGAGCACCGCTTCGCGGATCTCGTCTGCGCCGAGGGGGACGGCGGCCACACCGCCGCCAAGTCCGAACTGAGCCTGGACGTCCGCCCGGACGGTGACGATCTGCACGCCGTCTTCGGCTACCGCACCGATCTCCTGGACGCGGAGCAGACCGCCCGGTTCGCCGCCCGCTTCGAGGTCCTGCTGCGCGCCGCCCTGGAGGCGCCCGGTACGCCCGTGCACCTGCTGCCCCTGCTCGACGAGCGGGAGTCGGCGCTGCGGCGGGACGAGGCGGCGGGACCCGCTCTCGCGCCGTACCCGCCGACGGTCCTCGCCGCGATCGACCGGGCGGCCCTGACCGCCGGCGCCCCGGCCCTCGTCGGGCCCGGGGAAAGCCTCACCCGCGGGGAGCTCGCGGACGCCTCCCGCGCGCTGGCCGCCCGGCTCCTGGCACACGGTGTCCGCCGCGGCGGCCTCGTCGCGTTCTGCCTGCCGCGCGGCCCGCGGCCGGTCGTGGCCATGCTCGCCGCCTGGCGCGTCGGCGCGGGCTTCCTCGCGCTGGACCAGGAATACCCGGCCGCCCGGCTCGACTTCATGCTGCGGGACAGCGGGGCGGCGGTCCTGCTGACCGCCGACGGCGAGCCCGTCACGGGCCTCACCTCCGATGTCCCCGTCCTGTCCGCCGCCCCCGGGCCCGGGACTCCGGCCGGGCCGCTCCCCGGTCCCGGCACCGAGGCGGGCCCGGACGATCCCGCGTACGTCATCTACACCTCGGGCTCCACCGGCACGCCCAAGGGCGTCCTCGTGCCGCACCGCGCGCTCGCCGCCAGGGTCGCCTGGATGCGCCAGGGGTACGGTCTCGGCGAGAGCGACCGGGTCCTGCACAGCGCCTCGCTCTCCTTCGACACCAGCGCCGAGGAGATCTTCCCGGCCCTGGCATCGGGCGCGGTCCTCGTCACCGCCCGGCCCGGGGCCGCTCTCGGCGACCAGCTGGCCGAGCCGTACGCGGCCGGGATCACCGTCCTGGACCTGCCGACCCCGTACTGGCACCATCTCGTCGCCGACCTCGGTGAGACCCCGTGGCCGGACACCCTGCGCCTGGTCGTCCTGGGCGCCGACCAGGTGCGCGCCGAGGCGGTCGCCGCCTGGCGGGCCCGGTTCGGCGACACCGTACGGCTGGTGAACTCCTACGGCCCGACGGAGACCGCGGTCATCGCCACCACGGCGGAGCTGGGCGCGGCGGACGGGCTGCGCAGGCCGCCCATCGGCCGCCCCATCGGCGCGACCACCCTGGCCGTGCTGGACCGCAACGGCACGCCGGTGCCGCCCGGCACACCCGGCGAGCTGGTCATCGGCGGGGCCGGGGTCGGCGACGGGTACCTGGGCCGCCCCGGGGTCACCGCCCGCGCCTTCGTGCCCGACCCGGACGGGCCGCCGGGGGCCCGCCGCTACCGGACCGGCGACCGGGTCCGGCGCCGGGCCGACGGGCAGCTGGAGTTCCTGGGCCGGCTCGACGGCCAGGTGAAGGTGCGCGGCTTCCGGGTCGAGCCGGGCGAGGTCGAGGCCGCGCTCACCGCCCTGCCCTCGGTGGCCGAGGCCGTGGTGTCCGCCCGCGAGGACCGGCTCGTCGCCCACGTCGTGCCGGCCCCGGACACGGCCCCGCCGGACCCGGCCCGGCTGCGCGCCGAACTGGCCGCCGCGCTGCCGCCGCACCTGGTGCCCAGTGCCTGGGCCGTGCTCGACCGTCTGCCGCTCACCCCCAACGGCAAGGTGGACCGGGCGGCCCTGCCGGACCCCGGGGCCGCGTCGCCCGGCCGGGCCGCCTTCGTGCCGCCCGGGACCGAGGCGGAGGAACTGGTGGCGGACATCTGGCGCCAGGTGCTCGGCACGGGACCGGTCGGCGCGGACGACGACTTCTTCGACCTGGGCGGCCACTCGCTCCTCGCGACGCGGGTCATCGCCCGTCTCCGTGCCTCCGTCGACCTCGCCGTCCCCCTGCGCACCCTGTTCACCCACCGCACCTGTGCCGCCTTCGCCGAGGCCGTGGAGGCCGCTCTGACCGCCGAGATCGACGCCCTGTCGGACACGGCCGCCGAAGAACTGCTGGCCGCGCAGGACGCACTGGAAGGAAGCCGGCCCCGCTCATGA